GATGGATATCAAAAAAGAATTATATTTCTCTTACAACGAGGCATGCTTATGATCTTATATCCTAAAGAACTACTCTCTACTGTCTTGAAAATTTATCCTATTGTCTTAGGGCCTATTCTCTTTCCAATTATATTGTTTACTATGCATGCATGTTTGGATTGTCTTAGGATCTGTTTTGATAGTTTAATCTTTTGTCTTAGGACCTGTTTGACTAgacaaaaaaatgtttttcGAAGAAGTCTTTTTTacttgaactttttttttttgttaaaaactTTAATATAAACTCAAAAATGTTTCAAAAGCTATTTTGAGTGATTGTCcaactcaatttttttttcaaaatggcttattttcaaaattaaatacttgaaaagttaaaccaaacattttattatttaacaaaCCCACCATTTGCATTTCATTATAGAAAAAATGCTTTCTTAAGTTGATAGAGACCTTTGTTTTTATCCCATTGATCGCATTATTGACTCCTGTCTAACCCTTTCAGTTGTATAACGTGGTTCGTAAAGAAGTATGGTACCGGCCCGACATGTTCTTTTATAGAGATATGCTGATGATGCTTGCAAAGAACAAAAGGGTAGAAGAAACAAAACAAGTTTGGGAGGATCTGAAAAAAGAGGGTGTGTTATTTGATCAGCATACTTTTGGAGACATTATTCGAGCATACTTGGATAATGCAATGCTCTCTGAGGCCATGGATATCTATCGTGAAATGAGAGAATCTCCTGATAGGCCATTATCTTTGCCTTTTCGTGTCATTCTTAAGGGCCTTATTCCATATCCAGAATTGAGAGAACAAGTTAAAGATGACTTCTTGGAGCTCTTCCCTGATATGATCGTCTATGATCCACCAGAAGACTTGTTTGTAGAAGATGAAGATAGAAACAAGAGTGAAGATGATTAACTAATTAAGAATGCTGCTCTTGCAATTGTAGCCTTTAAGTTTTGAGTTTCGATGTGTCTGTATAGTTTCAAAAATGTCGAAGAAATCTTTGATTTTCAATTACGTAATTGGTTAATTCGTGAACTTTAAAAGTGCGAATtagttctttaattttttattttgtgcgACCTATTAGACATGTTTTAAAATTCATAGGACTATTTGACTCAAGGTAAATCTAGTTGTGTTCAATAAAGGTGT
The sequence above is drawn from the Cucumis melo cultivar AY chromosome 2, USDA_Cmelo_AY_1.0, whole genome shotgun sequence genome and encodes:
- the LOC103491974 gene encoding pentatricopeptide repeat-containing protein At1g62350, with translation MLRLAPNLLRKISSSPVSSTPFHRFSLSTFLNLDLLQQQLLLRFIAGSASSPSLSIWRRKKEMGKEGLIVVKELKRLQSNFIRLDRFISSHVSRLLKSDLVAVLVELQRQNHVFLCMKLYNVVRKEVWYRPDMFFYRDMLMMLAKNKRVEETKQVWEDLKKEGVLFDQHTFGDIIRAYLDNAMLSEAMDIYREMRESPDRPLSLPFRVILKGLIPYPELREQVKDDFLELFPDMIVYDPPEDLFVEDEDRNKSEDD